AAAAATAGCAGTGATCCAAGAAGACGAGGAGATCAGCCTAACTCAAAAAGGCACAAGCTCAGAGGTTGAGGTCGGTCTAAGATATACGCCAACTTATGCAACACTCATAAATTTTGGCATAGCACAATCTTTTGGCAAAAAAGATCAAAGTAGCGCAAAACTTCAGTTTGCTTATAGATTCTAAAAATTTAGTGGCTTTTTGGCCACTAAATTTACTTATTTTTATAGATTTTAGCCGTAAATTTTCTTTAAATTTTCAAGCTTTGTGCTAGTATTTAGTAGTAACATATCGGCGATAACTAGCCTTATCATCGCGGTTGCAACGACGCTGCCACGTATGCCTATACAAGGATCATGCCTGCCTCTTAGTTCAAAGTCTACCACTTCGCCAGCTAAATTTAGTGTCTTTTGCTCTTTAAATATCGAAGGTGTTGGCTTAAAATGGCTCTTTAACACGATCTCAGCGCCGCTACTTATGCCGCCAAGTATGCCACCAGCGTTATTGCTCAAAAAGCCAAGCTCGTCCATCTCGTCGTTGTTTGCCGAGCCAAGCATAGAGCTTACATTCACGCCAGCACCTATCTCAACGGCCTTTACACCGTTTATTCCCATCAAAGCCGCTGCTAAAGCGCTATCTAGCTTATCATAAAGTGGCTCACCAAGACCAGCTGGCACTCCTCTAGCCACGCTTAAAACCACAGCTCCTACACTATCGTGCTCGCTTCTAGCTTTATTTATCACTTCTTTCATCGCTTCTTCATTGCCAAGAGCATAAATTTGAGAATTTTTAGCAAAGTTAAAGTCTATTTTATCGCTAAAAACTTTGCTGATACCAAGTACTCCACTTAAAATTTCTATATTAAACTCATTTAAAAGCATCTGTGCAAAAGCTCCACCAGCTACTTTAATAGCCGTTTCTCTTGCACTTGAGCGTCCGCCGCCTCTGTGATCTCTAAAGCCATATTTTTTGAAATATGTAAAATCAGCATGCCCGGGACGGAAAATTTCACGTAAATTTTCATAGTCGTTTGATTTTTGGTTGTTGTTAAAAATGGCAAAACCTATCGGTGCCCCAGTGCTTATGCCATCAAAGACGCCACTAAAAATTTCTATTTTATCGGCTTCATCTCTTGCGGTTGTAAAGTTGCTTTGTCCAGGGCGGCGTCTATCTAGCTCACTTTGGATGAAATCTGTATCGATCTTTAGCCCAGCAGGTAGGCCGTCTATCACGCCACCGATCGCCACTCCGTGGCTCTCGCCAAAGGTTGTTAAGGTTAGTTTTTTGCCAAATGTATTCAAAATTTTTCCTATTTTTTGATTTTTTCTAGTGCGATTTTTGCTGCAAGCTGTTGGGCTTGCTTTTTAGAGCTGCCAACGGCGCGTGAAATTTCTTTGCCATTTAGTAGCAAGGCTATCTCAAATTCTTTCTTGTGATCAGGACCTGACGTGCTGATGAGCTCGTATGTTGGTATAACGCCAAGACTGGCCTGAGTGACCTCTTGAAGAGCGGTTTTGTAGTCCTTTTCAAGGTGTGCAAAGTCGATCTGCGGATAGCAAAGCTCAAGCAGACTAATAGAAATTTCTCTAACTTTATCAAGTCCAGCCTCTAGGTAGATAGCACCCATCACAGCTTCAAATGCGTCGCTTAAAATGCTATCTTTCTCGCGTCCGCCATTGTTCTCTTCAGCCGTACTTAGCCTTAAAAATTTACCCATTTTTAGATGCCTTGCCATATTTGCAAAGCTTTTTTCATTTACAAGCGCGGCTCTTAGCTTACTCATGTCGCCCTCTGCGATCTTGCTAAATTTCTTAAAAAGATACTCAGCCACAAGCAGATCCATCACCGCATCGCCTAAAAACTCGAGTCTTTCGTTATTTAGCGCCTGCTTGGTACTCTTGTGGGTCAGCGCCTCTTCTAAAAGTTCAGTTTTTTTAAATTTATATCCAAGACTCTTTTCAAATTCTTCTAAAATTTTCATCTTTCATTCTCATCTTTTATTTTTAATGCCTCATCTCTCGCCATCTGGTCGCACTCCTCGTTTTCAGGGTGTCCAGCGTGCCCCTTGACCCAGCTAGCCACGACTTTGTGAGGCTTTGAAATTTCTAAATACTCCTGCCAAAGCTCGACATTTTTTACATTTTTAAAATTTCTCTTTTGCCAGTTTGCAAGCCACTCATTTATGCTATTTACCACGTATGAGCTATCTGTAAAGAGCCTTACTTCGCAGGGCTCTTTTAATGCTTTTAGCCCCATTATCGCAGCTTTTAGCTCCATTTGGTTATTTGTAGTATGTGCCTCGCCGCCACTTTCTTTTTTCTGCGCTTCGTTAAATCTCAAAATGTAAGCCCAGCCGCCAGCTCCAGGGTTTCCAAGGCATGAGCCATCGCTAAAAAGTGTTACTATCTTCACTTGGTTTTTCTGTGATGTGGGATAAAATTTTCACACTTCCTAGCTCGTGACAGACCGGACAGCGGTAAAAGTGCATAGGAAATGAGTTTTTGCAGCTTTTGCAAACGTAGTTAAAGCTTAACCCAGCCGCGTCAAATTTAGCGTCTTTTAGCTTTTTGATGACATTTAGCTCAAAGCCATAAATTTCACATGGCTCATCTATATCGCCCTTTGCGTAAAAGAGTGATTTGTACTTTGGATCGTTTAAATTTATAGGCGTTTTTAGGTTGTAAAGCAGATCGATCACATCTTCAAAACGAGCAAAATCTTTTAAATTTTCTAAATTTTCATTGTGCCTTATGAAAAGTGCTAAGATCATACGTTTTAAAAGCTCAAAATTTTGGCTAAGATGGGAGAGAATTTCTACCTTTTCATTAAAACTTAAATTTCTATCATCAAGCGTGCTGATCGCCTTTATATAGGCCTTTTGATCTTTTATATTTACACCAAGTTCTTCAAGAGAATTTAGCGCATAAAGGGCTTCTTTGTAGTTTTTAAGTTTTTCATCTATCATCGTTAAAAAGCGAAGTGCAAGCACATTTCTTGGGCTTAGTTCAAGCACTTTTTCAAAGACTTCGCTAGCTTTTTTCAAAAATCCGGCCTTAAAATAGACCTCTCCAAGCTCGTTTAGGATAAATTCTTTTTCATTTTTATCTCTAACTTTGCCAAGCGCTATGAGATAAACACTAATTGATTTTTCAAAATCACCATTTTTGGCAAAAGTTTGTCCTAGCATGCAAAGGCTTTGAGCATCTATCTCTGGGCTTTGTAGCATCTGTTTATGCTCGCTACTTATGCCATCTTTGCTATCAAATTTTCTTATAAATTTTTCAATGCGTTTTTTCTCATCTTTGCTTGAAAAGATACCCCAAGCATAGCTTAATGCGGCTATCATCAAAATAATGCTAAATAAAATAATAAGGCTAAATATCGGATCTCTATGCCCAATAAAAAAAATATCCACGCTCATACTTTGTAATAAAATTTTACTTTAATTATAACAAAGCGGTTGTATAATTTTGCTTATGATAGATCCAAAATCCATAGAAAAACTCAAAAATCAAATCGATATCGTTGACATTATAGAGCACTATTTGCCAGTCAAAAAAATGGGTGCAAACTATAAATGCGTCTGCCCATTTCACGATGATAGAAATCCTAGTATGAGCATAAGCCAAAGTAAGCAAATTTTTCACTGTTTTGCTTGCAAGGCCGGCGGAGATGCGATCAAATTTGTAATGGATTATGAGAAATTAACCTATCCAGAAGCTATCGAAAGAATAGCTAGTCTTGTAAATTTTAGCCTTGAATACACAAGCGACAAAGCCCCAACACAAAAAGAAAATAAGCATATTTTAGAAAAGGCAAATGCCTTTTATAGGAGCGAATTTTTCAAGCATGAAGCCGCTGTGAGATATATCTATTCTCGTGGTATAAATGACGCGATGATCGAGAAATTTGAGCTTGGCTGGGCAGGGGAGAGCGCTAGTACCATTAGACTTTTGCAAAATGAAAATATCGAACCAAAAGAGGCGCTTGAAGTTGGAATCGTAAAGCAAAACGAGAAGGGAATTTATGCTAGTTTTATCGAGCGTATCACATTTCCAATATATGCGCATACGGCAAAATTAGTTGGCTTTGGCGGTAGAACGATCTCAGATCATCCTGCAAAATATGTAAATTCTCCACAAAGCATAGTTTTTGACAAGTCAAAGCTACTTTACGGCTATCATTTAGCTAGACAAAGTATTTT
The nucleotide sequence above comes from Campylobacter concisus. Encoded proteins:
- the rnhA gene encoding ribonuclease HI — protein: MKIVTLFSDGSCLGNPGAGGWAYILRFNEAQKKESGGEAHTTNNQMELKAAIMGLKALKEPCEVRLFTDSSYVVNSINEWLANWQKRNFKNVKNVELWQEYLEISKPHKVVASWVKGHAGHPENEECDQMARDEALKIKDENER
- a CDS encoding tetratricopeptide repeat protein, with translation MSVDIFFIGHRDPIFSLIILFSIILMIAALSYAWGIFSSKDEKKRIEKFIRKFDSKDGISSEHKQMLQSPEIDAQSLCMLGQTFAKNGDFEKSISVYLIALGKVRDKNEKEFILNELGEVYFKAGFLKKASEVFEKVLELSPRNVLALRFLTMIDEKLKNYKEALYALNSLEELGVNIKDQKAYIKAISTLDDRNLSFNEKVEILSHLSQNFELLKRMILALFIRHNENLENLKDFARFEDVIDLLYNLKTPINLNDPKYKSLFYAKGDIDEPCEIYGFELNVIKKLKDAKFDAAGLSFNYVCKSCKNSFPMHFYRCPVCHELGSVKILSHITEKPSEDSNTF
- the aroC gene encoding chorismate synthase, producing the protein MNTFGKKLTLTTFGESHGVAIGGVIDGLPAGLKIDTDFIQSELDRRRPGQSNFTTARDEADKIEIFSGVFDGISTGAPIGFAIFNNNQKSNDYENLREIFRPGHADFTYFKKYGFRDHRGGGRSSARETAIKVAGGAFAQMLLNEFNIEILSGVLGISKVFSDKIDFNFAKNSQIYALGNEEAMKEVINKARSEHDSVGAVVLSVARGVPAGLGEPLYDKLDSALAAALMGINGVKAVEIGAGVNVSSMLGSANNDEMDELGFLSNNAGGILGGISSGAEIVLKSHFKPTPSIFKEQKTLNLAGEVVDFELRGRHDPCIGIRGSVVATAMIRLVIADMLLLNTSTKLENLKKIYG
- the rnc gene encoding ribonuclease III, with translation MKILEEFEKSLGYKFKKTELLEEALTHKSTKQALNNERLEFLGDAVMDLLVAEYLFKKFSKIAEGDMSKLRAALVNEKSFANMARHLKMGKFLRLSTAEENNGGREKDSILSDAFEAVMGAIYLEAGLDKVREISISLLELCYPQIDFAHLEKDYKTALQEVTQASLGVIPTYELISTSGPDHKKEFEIALLLNGKEISRAVGSSKKQAQQLAAKIALEKIKK